From the Psychrobacillus sp. FSL K6-4046 genome, one window contains:
- a CDS encoding YerC/YecD family TrpR-related protein: protein MQIEKIKGKQTDQLFNAILQLKDIDECYRFFDDLCTISEIQSLAQRFEVAHLLRLKKTYESIKKETGASTATISRVRRAFDYGNDAYDEMLDRLYPDEKPVLNRKE from the coding sequence TTGCAGATTGAAAAAATTAAAGGTAAACAAACAGACCAACTATTCAATGCTATTCTGCAGTTAAAGGATATAGATGAGTGCTATCGATTTTTTGACGACTTATGCACGATTAGCGAAATTCAATCACTTGCTCAGCGATTTGAAGTAGCCCATTTGCTTCGTCTAAAGAAAACTTATGAATCTATTAAAAAAGAAACTGGTGCAAGCACTGCTACTATTTCACGTGTTAGACGAGCATTTGATTATGGCAATGATGCGTATGACGAAATGCTAGATAGATTATATCCAGACGAGAAACCAGTGTTAAATAGAAAAGAGTAA
- the ligA gene encoding NAD-dependent DNA ligase LigA, which yields MDKLERVKELHKILHDYSYSYYVLDKPTVPDAVYDQYLHELIALEEENPDLIFPDSPTQRVGLTISEGFKKVTHANPMLSLSNAFNEEDIRDFDKRIRNIIDETPVYVCELKIDGLAVSLLYENGQLVRGATRGDGTTGEDITSNIKTIRAVPLRLQENVTLEARGEAYMPKSSFLKLNEQRAEDGLELFANPRNAAAGSLRQLDPKIAASRNLSMFIYGMGGDGEEFNIDDHSEALKYMRKLGLPTNNETRECHSVEEVMAFIEEWTTKRNDIPYEIDGIVIKVNNYSQQEELGFTAKSPRFAIAYKFPAEEVVTTIIGIDLTVGRTGVVTPTALLEPAQVAGTTVQRASLHNEDLIREKDIRIGDRVIIRKAGDIIPEVVGVILQERKDNLVPYEMPTNCPACDSELIRIEEEVALRCVNPQCPAQIREGIYHFASRNAMNIEGLGGKVVEQLYREELIKDVSDLYKLTIEDLVKLERMGMKSATNLVEAITTSKSNSMERVLFGLGIRHIGEKAAKILSEKFLDFDALMHATRDEITDIHEIGEKMADSLVTYFEQEEVQKLIDRLKEAGLAMRYTGKVIDAATMENSPFAGKTVVLTGKLTQLTRPEAKEKIESLGGNVAGSVSKKTDLVIAGEDAGSKLEKATSLGIEVWDEQKLLDHLEG from the coding sequence ATGGATAAATTAGAAAGAGTAAAAGAGCTTCATAAAATATTGCATGACTATAGCTACTCATACTATGTATTAGATAAACCGACAGTACCCGATGCTGTTTATGATCAATATTTGCATGAGCTGATTGCACTAGAGGAAGAAAATCCGGACTTGATTTTCCCGGATTCTCCCACTCAGCGTGTAGGATTAACTATAAGTGAAGGATTCAAAAAGGTTACCCATGCCAATCCAATGCTAAGTTTATCCAATGCATTTAATGAAGAAGATATTAGAGATTTTGACAAACGTATTCGAAACATTATTGATGAGACACCGGTCTACGTATGTGAACTAAAAATAGACGGACTTGCTGTTTCACTTTTATACGAGAATGGACAACTCGTTCGTGGAGCAACTCGTGGTGATGGAACAACAGGTGAGGATATCACAAGTAACATTAAAACGATTCGTGCTGTCCCTTTACGTTTACAGGAAAATGTAACGCTAGAGGCTAGAGGAGAGGCGTATATGCCTAAATCTTCTTTCCTAAAGCTAAATGAACAACGAGCAGAAGATGGGTTAGAATTATTTGCGAATCCGCGCAATGCAGCTGCTGGTTCCTTGCGTCAGCTAGATCCTAAAATTGCAGCAAGCCGTAATTTGTCCATGTTCATTTATGGCATGGGGGGAGACGGAGAAGAGTTTAATATTGACGATCACTCGGAAGCACTTAAGTATATGAGAAAGCTAGGATTACCTACTAATAACGAAACGAGAGAATGTCATTCCGTTGAAGAGGTTATGGCTTTTATTGAAGAATGGACGACCAAAAGAAATGATATTCCTTATGAGATAGATGGAATTGTGATTAAGGTGAATAATTACTCGCAGCAAGAGGAACTTGGCTTCACAGCTAAAAGTCCACGTTTTGCTATTGCCTACAAATTCCCTGCTGAAGAGGTAGTTACGACGATAATTGGAATCGACCTAACAGTGGGACGAACTGGTGTAGTTACTCCAACTGCATTGTTAGAACCAGCACAGGTGGCAGGTACAACAGTACAAAGAGCTTCCTTGCATAACGAGGATCTTATTCGCGAAAAGGATATACGAATAGGCGATCGAGTAATCATTCGAAAAGCTGGGGACATCATCCCAGAAGTAGTGGGAGTAATCCTTCAAGAAAGAAAGGATAATCTAGTCCCTTATGAAATGCCGACAAACTGTCCTGCATGTGATAGTGAACTGATACGTATTGAAGAAGAGGTCGCTCTACGATGTGTTAATCCGCAATGTCCAGCTCAAATTCGTGAAGGAATTTATCACTTTGCTTCCCGCAATGCGATGAATATAGAAGGTCTAGGTGGTAAGGTTGTAGAACAGCTCTATAGAGAAGAACTTATAAAGGATGTTTCGGACTTATATAAGCTTACGATCGAGGACTTGGTAAAGCTAGAGCGAATGGGTATGAAATCTGCTACTAATCTTGTCGAGGCTATTACAACTTCAAAATCCAATTCAATGGAGAGAGTATTATTTGGATTGGGCATACGCCATATTGGTGAAAAGGCTGCAAAAATTCTTTCTGAAAAGTTCCTAGATTTTGATGCACTAATGCATGCTACACGAGATGAAATTACTGACATTCATGAAATTGGTGAAAAGATGGCAGATTCTCTTGTAACTTATTTTGAACAGGAAGAGGTTCAAAAGCTAATTGATCGATTAAAAGAAGCAGGATTAGCAATGAGATACACAGGTAAGGTTATTGATGCTGCTACAATGGAAAACAGTCCATTTGCCGGTAAAACGGTTGTCTTAACAGGGAAACTCACACAATTGACACGTCCAGAGGCAAAAGAAAAAATAGAATCATTAGGTGGTAATGTAGCTGGCAGCGTAAGTAAAAAAACAGACTTAGTTATTGCAGGAGAGGATGCTGGATCTAAGCTAGAAAAGGCTACTAGTCTTGGTATTGAAGTCTGGGATGAGCAAAAGCTATTGGACCATTTAGAAGGATAA
- a CDS encoding heptaprenylglyceryl phosphate synthase has translation MDYKEWRHIFKLDPAKEISSEALERVCESGTDAIIIGGSDGVTLDNVIDLLMRIRRYAVPVALEVSTIDSITPGFDFYFIPSVLNSTDTRWVKDLHHKATKEFGEVMNWEEIIPEGYCILNPDCKAAILTQAEPVETIDDIIAYAQMVEHMFKFPVFYMEYSGKYGDVQTVAKVRSGLKQTQLFYGGGIKTEAQAREMAAYAHTIIVGNQIYDNLNEALKTVNAVK, from the coding sequence ATGGATTATAAAGAGTGGAGACATATATTTAAGCTAGACCCTGCGAAGGAGATTTCTTCCGAGGCATTAGAGAGGGTATGCGAATCTGGAACAGATGCTATTATTATTGGCGGTTCTGATGGCGTGACCTTAGACAACGTAATAGATCTATTAATGAGAATTCGTAGATACGCAGTTCCGGTAGCGTTGGAAGTTTCTACGATAGATAGTATAACCCCTGGTTTTGATTTTTATTTTATTCCTAGTGTTTTGAACAGCACCGATACGAGATGGGTGAAGGACCTGCATCATAAGGCGACAAAGGAGTTTGGTGAGGTTATGAATTGGGAGGAAATAATCCCAGAAGGCTATTGTATTTTAAACCCTGACTGTAAGGCAGCTATACTGACACAAGCGGAGCCAGTTGAAACAATCGATGATATAATTGCCTATGCTCAAATGGTAGAGCATATGTTCAAATTCCCTGTCTTCTACATGGAATACAGCGGAAAATATGGTGACGTTCAAACTGTAGCCAAGGTAAGATCTGGTTTAAAACAAACCCAGCTCTTTTATGGTGGGGGCATTAAAACAGAAGCACAAGCCCGCGAAATGGCTGCCTATGCACATACCATTATTGTAGGAAACCAAATCTACGATAATTTGAATGAAGCGTTGAAAACTGTTAATGCAGTAAAATGA
- the pcrA gene encoding DNA helicase PcrA translates to MELIAKTLLNGMNKEQEEAVKSTDGPLLIMAGAGSGKTRVLTHRIAYLIVEKEVYPSKILAITFTNKAAREMRERINSILGEGTGERMWVSTFHSMCVRILRRDIDRIGYSKSFSILDTSDQLTVIKGILKDLNIDTKQYDPRSMLNAISSAKNICIDADTYKAQMNDSNPFEKTVAKVYEGYQKRLRKNQSLDFDDLIMTTLTLFKRVPDVLEYYQNKFQYIHVDEYQDTNKAQYELVQMLANKFKNICVVGDSDQSIYRWRGADIQNILSFEKDYPNAKVIMLEQNYRSSQRILKAANDVICNNQSRYPKVLRTENLEGEKIELFRANEEQQEAQYVVQKIQELIETENRTLNDFAILYRTNAQSRVMEEVLVKSNMAYTIVGGTKFYDRKEIKDLLAYLRLIANNDDDLSLARIINEPKRNIGATSFDRIARYAIEQDRSILDALNEVDFMGLPARAVNSVVGFHGLIQNLTQMQEFLSVTEIVEQVLEKTGYKTMLKNEKTIEAESRLENIEEFLSVTKAFEEKSDDKSLVAFLTDLALISDIDKLDEDEDKSQGNIILMTMHAAKGLEFPVVFIIGMEENIFPHARSIGNDEEMEEERRLAYVGITRAEERLFITCAQARTIFGRSSFNSPSRFIAEISDEIIEVVGWSRDIRKNKNRDTKVIAPVPRAAVSRPAYQSTGGERLGWQVGDKAAHKKWGEGMVVSVRGDGENTELDIAFPSPTGIKRLLAKYAPIEKV, encoded by the coding sequence ATGGAACTTATAGCTAAAACCCTATTAAACGGGATGAATAAAGAGCAAGAGGAAGCAGTGAAATCAACTGACGGTCCACTACTGATTATGGCTGGAGCTGGATCTGGTAAAACAAGAGTGCTAACACATCGCATAGCCTATCTAATCGTGGAAAAGGAAGTTTATCCTTCTAAAATATTGGCCATTACCTTTACCAACAAAGCTGCCCGCGAAATGCGAGAGCGTATCAATAGTATTTTAGGAGAAGGCACTGGAGAAAGAATGTGGGTTTCTACGTTTCACTCGATGTGTGTACGTATTTTAAGAAGAGATATCGATCGAATTGGTTATTCTAAAAGTTTCTCTATATTAGATACTTCTGACCAGCTGACAGTTATTAAAGGTATTTTGAAGGATTTGAATATTGATACGAAACAATATGATCCTCGCTCGATGCTGAATGCTATTAGTAGTGCAAAAAATATATGTATTGATGCAGACACATATAAGGCTCAAATGAATGATTCCAATCCTTTTGAGAAAACAGTAGCAAAGGTATACGAAGGGTATCAAAAACGTCTGAGAAAAAACCAGTCGTTAGACTTCGATGATTTAATCATGACTACCTTAACATTGTTTAAGCGAGTGCCAGATGTATTGGAATACTATCAAAATAAGTTTCAGTATATCCATGTAGATGAATACCAGGATACGAACAAGGCTCAATACGAGCTAGTTCAAATGCTTGCAAACAAGTTCAAAAACATCTGTGTTGTAGGTGATTCTGATCAATCCATATATCGCTGGCGCGGCGCGGATATACAAAACATCCTTTCCTTTGAAAAGGACTATCCAAACGCGAAAGTGATTATGCTGGAGCAAAACTATCGGTCATCTCAAAGAATCTTAAAAGCAGCAAATGACGTCATTTGTAATAACCAAAGTCGTTATCCAAAAGTGTTGCGAACTGAAAACCTTGAAGGTGAAAAGATTGAGTTGTTCCGTGCAAATGAAGAACAGCAGGAAGCTCAATATGTTGTTCAAAAGATTCAAGAGCTAATAGAAACAGAAAACAGAACGCTAAACGACTTTGCTATCTTATATCGAACGAATGCCCAGTCACGTGTAATGGAGGAAGTGCTCGTTAAATCGAACATGGCCTATACGATTGTTGGAGGTACCAAGTTCTATGATCGGAAAGAGATTAAAGACTTACTTGCCTATCTACGACTGATTGCCAATAATGATGATGATTTATCACTTGCTCGAATTATTAATGAGCCTAAGCGCAACATAGGAGCAACCTCATTTGACCGAATAGCGAGATATGCTATAGAACAGGATCGTTCCATTTTAGATGCTTTAAACGAGGTAGACTTCATGGGATTACCTGCTAGAGCAGTGAATTCTGTAGTAGGCTTCCATGGACTCATTCAAAACCTGACTCAAATGCAGGAGTTCCTGTCAGTAACTGAGATTGTGGAACAGGTATTAGAGAAAACTGGATATAAAACGATGCTAAAAAATGAAAAGACAATTGAAGCAGAAAGCCGTCTAGAGAATATCGAGGAGTTTTTATCTGTAACGAAAGCCTTCGAAGAAAAAAGTGACGATAAATCCCTTGTTGCATTTTTAACAGACTTGGCGCTCATTTCAGATATTGATAAGCTCGATGAAGATGAGGACAAGTCACAGGGCAATATTATCCTGATGACAATGCATGCAGCTAAGGGGCTGGAGTTTCCTGTAGTATTTATCATTGGAATGGAAGAAAATATTTTTCCACATGCTCGCTCCATTGGAAACGACGAGGAGATGGAGGAAGAACGTCGTTTAGCATATGTAGGTATTACTCGTGCTGAGGAAAGATTATTTATCACATGTGCACAAGCACGAACTATATTTGGACGCAGTAGCTTTAACAGTCCCTCTCGTTTCATCGCGGAGATTTCAGATGAAATTATTGAGGTTGTAGGGTGGTCCAGAGATATCCGCAAAAACAAAAATAGAGATACAAAAGTAATTGCACCAGTTCCTCGCGCTGCAGTTTCTAGACCAGCGTACCAATCGACCGGTGGAGAGCGTTTAGGCTGGCAGGTTGGTGACAAGGCAGCCCATAAAAAATGGGGCGAGGGTATGGTTGTCAGTGTTCGTGGCGATGGTGAGAATACAGAGCTTGATATTGCTTTCCCAAGTCCGACTGGGATCAAGCGATTACTTGCTAAATATGCACCGATTGAAAAAGTATAA